One region of Camelina sativa cultivar DH55 chromosome 6, Cs, whole genome shotgun sequence genomic DNA includes:
- the LOC104792103 gene encoding dirigent protein 21-like, giving the protein MASLLLSLFSALLLASTITGSEAFSTTVKKPYPGHKLEKLTHLHFYLHDIVTGDKPTSVVVATGPTTNSSATAFGIVSVIDDILTVGAEITSGEVGRAQGMFASTGQNEFSLLMVFNFVFRTGKFTGSTISLYGRNPIMSKVREMPIIGGTGAFRFGKGYAQAKTFTLNFTSRNAVIEYNVYIWH; this is encoded by the coding sequence ATGGCtagccttcttctttctctgttctcGGCTCTTCTTCTGGCCTCCACCATTACAGGATCCGAAGCTTTTTCAACAACAGTGAAGAAACCATATCCAGGACATAAACTAGAGAAGCTAACCCACCTCCACTTCTACTTACACGACATTGTCACCGGAGACAAACCAACCTCCGTCGTAGTCGCTACAGGTCCCACCACAAACTCCTCGGCAACCGCTTTTGGTATTGTTTCAGTTATTGACGACATATTGACGGTGGGAGCTGAAATAACGTCAGGGGAAGTTGGGAGAGCGCAAGGAATGTTTGCATCGACCGGCCAGAACGAGTTTAGTCTGCTTATggtttttaactttgttttcaGGACGGGTAAATTTACCGGCAGTACCATCTCATTGTATGGCCGGAATCCGATAATGTCGAAGGTGAGAGAGATGCCGATCATCGGAGGAACGGGAGCTTTCAGGTTCGGAAAAGGATATGCACAGGCCAAAACTTTTACGCTCAATTTTACGAGCAGAAATGCTGTGATCGAGTATAATGTCTATATATGGCATTAA
- the LOC104792101 gene encoding zinc finger protein GIS-like, with amino-acid sequence MDESTGETDTQDLMNVDSFSQLPFIRRPKDKNSKPIRVFGKDFTVGDFSGTSTGQEDYSDPSQRKNKEEEDQTGDNDKNNSSIINNRRFECHYCFRNFPTSQALGGHQNAHKRERQLAKRGVSSYFHHPDTSLYSYRHYPSCTSSPLTAARSYGRYFYGSQSSAYYTRPSYCNQLGLWRVPRDSSSGLQGIYNSNAAFTSSYISSSSSSNSTLSLLAGSQTQPPLQVGGPGSQTRASSYRYGLSPNVQDHVSLDLHL; translated from the coding sequence atggACGAGTCTACTGGAGAAACAGATACTCAAGACTTAATGAACGTCGACTCCTTCTCTCAGCTTCCTTTCATCCGCCGTCCTAAGGATAAGAACTCTAAACCCATTCGTGTCTTCGGCAAAGATTTCACCGTCGGAGATTTCTCCGGCACCAGTACCGGTCAAGAAGACTACTCCGATCCCTCccagagaaaaaataaagaagaagaggatcaaaCCGGAGATAACGATAAGAACAATAGTAGCATCATCAACAATAGGAGATTCGAGTGTCACTATTGCTTTAGAAACTTCCCTACTTCACAAGCCCTAGGTGGACACCAAAACGCTCACAAACGTGAACGCCAGCTTGCCAAACGCGGTGTTTCCTCTTACTTTCATCATCCTGACACTAGCCTTTACAGTTACCGTCATTACCCTTCGTGTACTAGCAGTCCATTGACCGCGGCTAGGTCCTATGGAAGATACTTTTATGGTTCTCAGTCGTCGGCGTATTACACACGACCGAGCTATTGCAACCAGTTAGGACTATGGCGTGTACCACGGGATTCTTCCTCTGGCCTTCAAGGCATTTATAACTCAAACGCAGCGTTTACTAGTAGttacatctcttcttcttcttcttctaactcaACATTATCGTTGTTGGCCGGCTCTCAGACGCAACCACCGTTACAGGTGGGTGGCCCCGGATCTCAGACCCGAGCTTCTTCATACCGGTACGGCTTGAGTCCTAATGTGCAAGATCATGTGAGTCTCGATCTTCATCTTTAG
- the LOC104792100 gene encoding putative metal tolerance protein C3, with translation MEVNCQETPLLSSNDHEAVDHKSKLTGMVSAMKTNFFTDLPQKLRSKIDPENPFHLDVSKAVGLKGDEKEYYQRQLATIKSFEEVESFIARSDEYIIDEKEEEEDRAERAAQELAMQISNWANIFLLALKIYATVKSGSIAIAASTLDSLLDLMAGGILWFTHLSMKNVNIYKYPIGKLRVQPVGIIIFAAVMATLGFQVLLVAAEQLISNEPSDKMNHDQLVWLYSIMLSATAIKLVLWIYCKSSRNHIVRAYAKDHHFDVVTNVLGLVAAVLANAFYWWLDPSGAILLAIYTIVNWSGTVMENAVSLIGQSAPPEVLQKLTYLVLRQGGDNIKHVDTVRAYTFGVLYFVEVDIELPEDLPLKEAHAIGETLQIKLEELPEVERAFVHLDFECHHKPEHSVLSTIPNDL, from the exons ATGGAAGTCAACTGTCAGGAAACGCCGTTGCTTTCGTCAAACGATCATGAGGCTGTTGATCACAAATCGAAGTTAACCGGTATGGTTTCTGCTATGAAAACCAATTTCTTCACGGATTTGCCTCAAAAACTTCGATCCAAAATCGATCCGGAGAACCCTTTTCACCTTGATGTCTCCAAAGCCGTAGGCCTCAAAGGAG ATGAAAAGGAGTACTACCAAAGACAATTGGCAACAATTAAATCCTTTGAAGAAGTAGAAAGTTTCATAGCTCGATCAGATGAGTACATCAtcgatgaaaaagaagaagaagaagatcgagcTGAGAGAGCTGCACAAGAGCTTGCCATGCAAATCTCCAATTGGGCTAACATCTTTTTACTTGCTCTCAAG ATATATGCTACGGTAAAGAGTGGATCCATAGCTATTGCAGCATCGACTCTCGACTCTTTGCTTGACCTTATGGCAGGAGGGATACTATGGTTCACACATTTGTCAATGAAGAACGTCAATATCTACAAATATCCCATAGGAAAGCTTAGGGTGCAACCCGTCGGAATCATCATTTTCGCCGCTGTTATGGCTACTCttg GGTTCCAAGTGCTGCTTGTGGCAGCTGAGCAGTTGATTTCAAATGAACCTTCCGATAAAATGAATCATGACCAACTGGTTTGGTTATATTCAATCATGCTGAGTGCAACCGCTATTAAACTCGTCTTATGGATCTACTGCAAAAGCTCGAGAAATCATATTGTTCGTGCATACGCAAAG GATCATCACTTTGATGTGGTGACAAATGTTCTTGGATTGGTCGCCGCCGTTCTTGCTAATGCCTTTTATTGGTGGCTTGATCCATCTGGTGCTATTCTCTTAGCCATCTACACTATTGTCAACTGGTCCGGGACGGTTATGGAAAATGCAG tttcATTGATCGGACAATCAGCTCCTCCGGAAGTACTACAAAAATTGACGTACCTAGTGTTGCGACAAGGCGGGGATAACATCAAACATGTGGATACTGTCCGTGCATATACCTTTGgtgttctttattttgttgaG GTGGATATAGAACTGCCAGAGGATTTGCCATTGAAAGAAGCTCATGCAATTGGTGAGACATTGCAAATAAAGCTCGAAGAACTTCCAGAGGTGGAAAGAGCTTTTGTTCATCTGGATTTCGAGTGCCATCACAAGCCTGAACACTCTGTACTTTCAACAATCCCCAACGATTTATAA
- the LOC104792102 gene encoding uncharacterized protein LOC104792102, whose amino-acid sequence MRPTEEDSEIIELDVEQLYEETEDHMVGDQGPNENEENQDHLVGDQGPNANGNITARNKRDYSNAHRWAVYNALLERSVNGKLGKSTKREVSNLLRMHIRTVQRIWRQAKATPAGVLVDVSQRRKNRCGRKKILIDIQRIIDTPLHRRTTLRTLAEALGISHSTLYKRVKEGLLRRHSNALKPHLKEENKVARLRFCLSMLDPNSLNHEPKFIDMYNIVHIDEKWFYMTKRKENYYLLPEEEDPIRTCQSKNFIGKVMMLVAMARPRFNDEGIETFSGKIGVFPFVTFQAAQRRSRNREAGTMEIKPITSVKRDDIRRCLLEEVLPQIREKWPSEDVGKVIFIQQDNARTHMAPSDVEFQAVALQNGFDIRLMCQPPNSPDLNVLDLGFFSAIQALQHKVCPKNIEELIHAVTTSFEAYPPRKINHIFLTLQLCMQETMRIGGSNNYKIPHMKKEALEQEGLLPSQIICNSTIVENVINQLGV is encoded by the exons ATGAGACCAACGGAAGAGGATTCTGAAATAATAGAGTTAGATGTCGAGCAGCTATACGAAGAAACTGAAGATCACATGGTTGGAGACCAAG GACCAAACGAAAATGAAGAGAATCAAGATCACTTAGTTGGAGACCAAG GTCCTAACGCAAATGGTAACATCACAGCTAGAAATAAAAGGGATTACAGTAATGCTCATAGGTGGGCAGTGTATAACGCTTTACTTGAAAGGAGTGTGAATGGAAAGCTGGGTAAAAGTACCAAAAGAGAGGTATCGAATTTACTGAGGATGCATATTCGAACGGTTCAAAGAATATGGAGACAAGCTAAAGCCACTCCCGCTGGTGTATTGGTTGATGTGTCccaaagaaggaaaaatagATGTGGGCGCAAGAAAATTCTTATTGACATACAACGAATCATTGATACACCTCTACATCGACGGACGACTTTGAGGACGTTGGCTGAAGCCCTTGGGATAAGTCACTCAACACTATATAAACGTGTGAAAGAAGGCCTTCTACGACGCCATTCCAATGCTCTGAAACCACatctgaaagaagaaaacaaggtaGCTAGATTACGGTTTTGCCTATCAATGTTGGATCCTAACAGTTTGAATCATGAACCAAAATTTATTGATATGTACAACATTGTGCATATTGATGAAAAGTGGTTCTATatgaccaaaagaaaagagaactaCTATCTACttcctgaagaagaagaccccATACGGACATGTCAAAGTAAGAACTTCATTGGAAAAGTTATGATGTTGGTTGCAATGGCTCGTCCGAGATTCAATGATGAAGGAATCGAAACATTTTCTGGAAAGATTGGGGTTTTTCCTTTTGTCACTTTTCAGGCTGCACAAAGACGGAGTAGAAACAGAGAAGCTGGGACTATGGAAATAAAACCCATTACATCAGTTAAAAGAGACGACATAAGAAGATGTTTGCTTGAAGAAGTTCTTCCCCAGATTCGTGAGAAATGGCCTAGTGAGGATGTCGGAAAAGTTATCTTTATTCAACAAGATAACGCAAGAACGCATATGGCTCCGAGCGATGTAGAATTTCAAGCTGTGGCTTTACAAAATGGTTTTGACATTCGATTGATGTGTCAGCCGCCAAATTCTCCAGATCTAAATGTTCTTGATCTTGGATTTTTTAGTGCTATCCAAGCATTACAACATAAGGTATGTCCGAAGAACATTGAAGAGCTTATTCACGCGGTGACTACGTCTTTCGAAGCATATCCACCGAGAAAGATAAACCACATTTTCTTAACTCTGCAACTGTGCatgcaagaaacaatgagaATTGGAGGATCTAATAACTATAAAATCCCACATATGAAGAAAGAAGCGTTGGAACAAGAGGGTCTTCTTCCTTCacaaataatatgtaattcTACTATAGTAGAAAATGTAATAAACCAGCTAGGAGTGTGA